One part of the Humulus lupulus chromosome 9, drHumLupu1.1, whole genome shotgun sequence genome encodes these proteins:
- the LOC133800893 gene encoding pyrophosphate--fructose 6-phosphate 1-phosphotransferase subunit beta-like — MKGKYVELTPEYIYPYRNQGGFDMICSGRDKIETPEQFQQVADTAAKLDLDGLLVIGGDDSNTNACLLAENFRGKNLKTQVIGCPKTIDGDLKCKEVPISFGFDTACKIYAEMIGNVMIDARSTGKYYHFVWLMGLAASHITLECALQTHPNITIIGEEVAEKKLTLKNVTNYIVDIISKRAELGYNYGVILIPEGLIDFIPEVQQLIAELNEILAHEAVDEDGQWKKKLVDQSLQLFEFLPSAIQEQLMLERDPHGNVQVAKIETEKMLIQMVETELEKRNQAEQRWWLGFAH, encoded by the exons ATGAAGGGCAAGTATGTGGAACTTACACCAGAATATATTTACCCGTACAGAAACCAG GGTGGTTTTGATATGATATGTAGTGGAAGAGATAAGATTGAAACTCCAGAGCAG TTTCAACAAGTTGCAGATACTGCCGCGAAGCTTGATTTGGATGGACTTCTTGTTATTGGTGGGGATGACTCGAACACAAATGCCTGCCTCCTTGCTGAGAATTTCAG GGGAAAGAATTTGAAAACTCAGGTGATTGGGTGTCCAAAAACCATTGATGGTGACTTGAAATGCAAAGAAGTCCCAATAAGTTTTGGGTTTGATACTGCTTGCAAG ATATATGCAGAAATGATTGGAAATGTCATGATAGATGCCAGATCAACTGGAAAATATTATCACT TTGTGTGGCTTATGGGGCTTGCAGCTTCACACATAACACTTGAATGTGCTTTGCAAACTCATCCAAACATTACAATTATTGGAGAAGAG GTTGCTGAAAAGAAGTTGACACTGAAAAATGTTACAAATTACATTGTTGATATAATCTCCAAACGTGCCGAACTTGGTTATAACTATGGTGTCATACTTATTCCTGAAGGTCTAATTGATTTCATTCCAGAG GTGCAACAACTTATCGCCGAATTGAATGAAATTCTGGCCCATGAGGCTGTCGATGAAGATGGGCAATGGAAAAAGAAACTTGTTGATCAATCATTACAGCTTTTTGAATTTTTACCTTCAGCAATCCAAGAGCAGTTGATGCTTGAAAGAGATCCTCATGGAAATGTTCAG GTTGCCAAAATAGAGACAGAGAAGATGCTTATTCAAATGGTTGAAACTGAATTGGAGAAAAGGAATCAAGCAG AACAAAGATGGTGGTTGGGGTTTGCACATTGA
- the LOC133800252 gene encoding cycloartenol synthase 2-like, protein MTCLFSQEDLYYPHPLVQDILWVTLHKVVEPVLMNWPGKKLREKTLRSAMEHIHYEDENTRYVCIGPVNKVLNMLCCWVEDPNSEAFKLHLPRINDYLWIAKDGMKMQGYNGSQLWDTSFAAQAIMSTDLVKEYSITLRKAHEFIKTSQVLEDCPGDLDNWYCHISKGAWPFSTRDHGWPISDCTVEGLKATLLLSKLPSDIVGEPLEPNRIYDAVNVILSLQNGDGGFATSELTRSYHWLENRTTKLVIMLDKNWLRFNRASDEYGEIIAEGYFISSDPKDEVHHVPLGPSAMKVGIDLVRKNDAFLWRPSTIMSTIDDDVGSIIAWPADKVIIS, encoded by the exons ATGACATGTTTGTTTTCACAAGAAGATTTGTATTACCCGCATCCACTAGTTCAAGATATCCTCTGGGTGACTCTTCACAAGGTTGTTGAACCAGTTCTGATGAATTGGCCAGGAAAAAAATTGAGAGAAAAGACTCTCCGCTCAGCAATGGAGCATATACACTATGAAGATGAGAACACTCGTTATGTTTGCATTGGACCTGTGAATAAG GTATTAAACATGCTTTGCTGTTGGGTTGAAGATCCAAATTCAGAGGCTTTCAAGTTGCACCTTCCAAGAATCAATGATTATCTATGGATTGCTAAAGATGGCATGAAAATGCAG GGGTATAATGGAAGTCAATTATGGGACACTAGTTTTGCTGCTCAAGCAATTATGTCAACTGATCTTGTCAAAGAATACAGCATAACTTTAAGAAAGGCACATGAGTTCATTAAAACCTCACAG GTTTTAGAAGATTGCCCAGGTGATCTTGATAATTGGTATTGCCACATTTCAAAGGGTGCTTGGCCTTTCTCCACTCGTGATCATGGTTGGCCCATCTCAGATTGTACAGTAGAAGGATTAAAA GCTACTCTTCTATTATCAAAACTTCCCTCAGATATTGTTGGTGAACCATTAGAGCCAAATCGTATATATGATGCTGTCAATGTCATTCTCTCATTACAG AATGGAGATGGTGGCTTTGCAACATCTGAACTCACTAGATCCTACCATTGGTTGGAG AACAGGACTACTaagttggtgatcatgttggataaaaattggctacgcttcaatag AGCCTCAGATGAGTAtggagaaattattgcagaaggttattttatctcaagtgacccaaaggatgaggttcaccatgttcctcttgggcctagtgctatgaaagtggggatagatcttgtgagaaagaatgatgcatttttgtggaggccttcaacaattatgtctactatagacGATGatgtaggtagtataattgcatggccagctgataaagttataattag ctaa